A region of Gracilinanus agilis isolate LMUSP501 chromosome 3, AgileGrace, whole genome shotgun sequence DNA encodes the following proteins:
- the AXL gene encoding tyrosine-protein kinase receptor UFO: MPGSTRMGRAGLAWCLALWCWGSWAQEGVWDPFVTGPGNVTGARGRGAVLRCEVRVAGEAPEVSWLRDGQVLELADSTQTQVPLGEDGQDDWKVVSQLRISALQLSDAGRYQCSVAVEGETFLSPPAYIGLEGLPYFLEEPGDMTVPADTSFNLSCQAQGPPDPVNLLWLRDGAPLASHDPTKGLLYLPAEESRAQRGRQGLAWNKTRNMEGSLGEVQSGGALWGVAGVLSHLLPNAPSPPPQFLPTQTLVKFMADIASGMDYLSTKRFIHRDLAARNCMLNENMSVCVADFGLSKKIYNGDYYRQGRIAKMPVKWIAIESLADRVYTSKSDVWSFGVTMWEIATRGQTPYPGVENSEIYDYLRQGHRLKQPLDCLDGLYELMSRCWSLSPRDRPTFAELREELEMTLKGLPPTQDPEEILYVNMDGEPAGAAGGTPQASPLPAPKASCNCSCITSADVHPAGRYVLCPSTAPGAPMPTTRGPPAPPGQEEGA; the protein is encoded by the exons ATGCCCGGGTCCACCAGGATGGGCAGAGCGGGGCTGGCGTGGTGCCTGGCCCTCTGGTGCTGGGGAAGTTGGGCCCAGGAAG GTGTTTGGGACCCATTTGTGACCGGACCTGGGAATGTGACAGGGGCGAGGGGGCGAGGGGCTGTCCTTCGCTGTGAGGTTCGAGTGGCCGGGGAGGCTCCAGAGGTGAGCTGGCTTCGGGACGGGCAGGTCTTAGAACTGGCCGACAGCACCCAGACCCAGGTGCCCCTGGGGGAAGATGGCCAAGACGACTGGAAGGTGGTCAGTCAGCTCAG GATCTCAGCCCTGCAGCTCTCAGATGCTGGGAGATATCAGTGCTCTGTGGCCGTGGAGGGGGAGACTTTCCTCTCGCCACCAGCCTACATAGGTCTGGAAG GCCTCCCCTATTTCCTGGAGGAGCCAGGAGATATGACTGTGCCTGCTGACACCTCATTCAACCTCAGCTGCCAAGCTCAGGGGCCCCCTGATCCTGTAAATCTGCTCTGGCTTCGTGATGGTGCCCCCCTGGCCTCACACGATCCCACAAAGGGCCTGCTCTACCTGCCAG CTGAGGAAAGCAGAGCCCAGAGGGGCAGACAGGGGCTGGCCTGGAACAAGACAAGAAATATGGAAGGGTCATTGGGAGAAGTCCAGTCGGGAGGAGCGCTCTGGGGAGTGGCAGGGGTCCTCTCTCACCTCCTGCCCaatgccccctccccacccccccagttCCTACCAACTCAAACGCTGGTGAAGTTCATGGCCGACATCGCCAGTGGGATGGACTACCTAAGCACCAAGAGGTTTATTCACAGGGACTTGGCTGCCCGGAACTGCAT GCTAAATGAGAACATGTCCGTGTGCGTGGCTGACTTTGGCCTCTCCAAGAAGATCTACAATGGCGATTATTACCGCCAGGGCCGTATTGCCAAGATGCCAGTCAAATGGATCGCCATTGAGAGCCTGGCTGACCGGGTCTACACCAGCAAAAGTGATGTG TGGTCCTTTGGGGTAACCATGTGGGAGATTGCCACCCGTGGCCAGACACCTTACCCAGGGGTAGAGAACAGCGAGATCTACGACTACCTGAGGCAAGGCCACCGCCTCAAGCAGCCACTAGACTGTCTGGATGGACT GTACGAGCTGATGTCCCGTTGCTGGTCCCTGAGCCCCAGAGACCGGCCAACCTTCGCTGAACTTCGAGAAGAGCTGGAGATGACGCTGAAGGGCCTTCCCCCCACCCAGGACCCTGAAGAGATCCTCTATGTCAACATGGATGGGGAACCTGCTGGGGCAGCTGGTGGTACACCCCAAGCCAGCCCCCTGCCAGCCCCAAAGGCCTCCTGCAACTGCAGCTGCATCACCTCTGCCGATGTCCACCCAGCTGGACGATATGTCCTCTGCCCCTCCACAGCCCCTGGGGCTCCAATGCCCACAACCAGGGGGCCACCTGCCCCTCCTGGCCAGGAGGAGGGGGCCTAG